In Gammaproteobacteria bacterium, a genomic segment contains:
- a CDS encoding GspH/FimT family pseudopilin, protein MPRSGGFSLIELIIALVILAIIGGLAVPSFMRTLENNRITTQANAFIADLNFARSEAIKRGTAVALCVANVAASDCDPAGSWNTRQRLIWTDTTTNGVVDAGEQILRVIEPPDGSRTYLGDPAGAVVAIGFDRQGITNLGTATVGAANAITLAICYDSDNNGIPETDTGRDIIISFTGVTKVARPATACP, encoded by the coding sequence ATGCCAAGGAGTGGCGGTTTTTCGCTCATTGAATTGATTATTGCCCTGGTAATCCTGGCGATTATCGGTGGCCTGGCTGTGCCTTCGTTCATGCGAACTCTCGAAAACAATCGCATCACTACCCAAGCCAACGCATTTATCGCCGACCTTAACTTTGCCCGTAGCGAGGCCATCAAGCGAGGTACCGCGGTCGCCTTGTGCGTCGCCAACGTGGCTGCGTCAGATTGCGACCCCGCCGGCAGCTGGAACACCCGCCAACGGCTGATATGGACTGATACCACGACCAATGGTGTAGTTGATGCCGGTGAACAGATACTGCGCGTTATCGAGCCACCCGACGGCTCCCGCACCTACCTCGGTGACCCGGCAGGCGCGGTCGTTGCGATTGGTTTTGACCGCCAGGGAATAACCAACCTGGGCACGGCAACCGTGGGGGCGGCAAACGCGATTACGCTGGCCATTTGCTACGACTCAGACAACAACGGCATCCCGGAAACCGACACCGGTCGTGACATCATCATCAGCTTCACCGGCGTCACCAAGGTCGCACGTCCGGCCACAGCTTGCCCGTAA
- the pilV gene encoding type IV pilus modification protein PilV → MRPLSFHCPVSSAGQSGFGMLEVLISILVLAIGLLGLAALQTVGLKYNYQSFQRTQAVILTYELTDKIRANDGIAGNYQVQYGVSLGQPAAGTCHTSPCTAAQLAAYDLALWKQSINEQLGADADGQISYDPATLLHKIQIKWKENEADQEFAQEVEL, encoded by the coding sequence ATGAGACCTTTATCTTTTCACTGTCCCGTATCCAGCGCAGGTCAATCGGGATTCGGCATGCTGGAAGTCCTGATTTCCATCCTGGTTCTGGCTATCGGACTGCTCGGACTGGCTGCATTGCAAACCGTCGGACTCAAATACAACTACCAGTCATTTCAACGCACCCAGGCCGTTATCCTGACCTACGAGCTGACCGACAAGATCCGCGCGAATGACGGTATCGCCGGCAACTACCAGGTCCAGTACGGCGTCAGCCTGGGCCAGCCCGCTGCCGGAACCTGTCACACCAGCCCTTGCACAGCCGCACAGCTGGCCGCCTACGACCTAGCGCTATGGAAACAATCCATCAACGAGCAATTGGGCGCAGATGCGGACGGCCAAATCAGTTATGACCCGGCGACACTGCTGCACAAGATCCAGATTAAATGGAAAGAAAATGAAGCAGACCAGGAATTCGCCCAGGAGGTTGAACTATGA
- a CDS encoding PilW family protein, whose amino-acid sequence MTSTKHRNIALVARKFWQSGFTLVEIMIALTISLIILLAVTQIFVSSRTTYSYTEGMSRIQEGGRFAIDFLARDIRMAGYTGCARRLETADVTNILKNPNDATRYDSAGMEVYRYTGSGGSALSDWTPALKDIASGGYFKAGEMEPFSDLLIVKYGTSVDAYPTGSAAPNANIQILATTETESAFRQNDIVMVTDCNNADIFAITNNVANNGGALTLAHATGSNSTNRLGHGYTTNAEVLRWEARAYYVGKPDLDGDNKPDPDPALMRKSLVRGDLVAQALVEGVERMQLMLGMDTDTAPGRFRDNGANQYVLPGDAAAADLSKVVSIRVGIAVTSGDTVDGEADTTVYNILGLANESFDDYGPGSSPENYGSENRARRRVFTMTVARRN is encoded by the coding sequence ATGACATCGACCAAACACAGGAACATTGCACTGGTTGCGAGAAAATTCTGGCAATCCGGCTTCACCCTGGTTGAAATTATGATTGCGCTGACCATCAGCCTGATCATTCTTCTTGCTGTTACCCAGATTTTTGTCTCAAGCAGGACCACCTACAGCTACACGGAAGGCATGTCGCGGATACAGGAAGGTGGACGCTTTGCCATTGACTTCCTCGCCCGCGACATCCGCATGGCTGGTTATACCGGCTGTGCACGCCGCCTCGAGACCGCCGACGTTACCAATATACTGAAAAATCCCAATGACGCCACCCGGTATGACAGCGCAGGCATGGAAGTCTATCGCTACACCGGGTCAGGTGGCAGTGCCTTGAGCGACTGGACTCCAGCGCTGAAGGACATTGCATCAGGCGGATATTTCAAGGCCGGCGAAATGGAGCCGTTTTCCGATCTCCTGATCGTCAAGTATGGGACATCTGTAGATGCTTACCCGACAGGGTCGGCCGCGCCCAATGCCAACATCCAGATCCTGGCAACAACGGAAACTGAAAGCGCATTCCGCCAGAACGATATCGTCATGGTCACCGACTGCAATAATGCCGATATCTTTGCCATCACCAACAACGTTGCCAACAATGGCGGCGCGCTGACATTGGCCCATGCTACCGGCAGCAACAGTACCAATCGTCTTGGTCATGGCTACACCACCAATGCCGAAGTATTGCGCTGGGAAGCCCGCGCCTACTACGTCGGCAAGCCCGATCTTGATGGCGATAACAAGCCCGATCCCGACCCGGCATTGATGCGTAAATCACTGGTCCGGGGTGACCTGGTCGCTCAAGCCCTCGTTGAAGGGGTCGAGCGTATGCAACTGATGCTGGGCATGGATACGGATACTGCGCCGGGCCGCTTTCGTGACAATGGCGCCAATCAATATGTCTTGCCAGGCGACGCTGCAGCTGCAGACTTGTCAAAAGTGGTTTCCATCCGGGTTGGCATTGCGGTCACATCCGGCGATACGGTCGACGGTGAAGCCGATACTACAGTCTACAACATACTCGGACTGGCAAATGAAAGCTTTGACGATTACGGGCCAGGATCATCTCCGGAAAATTACGGGTCCGAGAATCGCGCAAGGCGACGGGTATTCACCATGACTGTCGCTCGCAGAAACTAG
- a CDS encoding PilX N-terminal domain-containing pilus assembly protein: protein MKPLNTIALTEQGMTLVISLIFLLVLTIIGISAMSTSSLQEKMAGNMKDKALSFQAAESALITAEGWLKQQGKTPRAQTTPQILSPSVNGTPVWRDTNLDIWNSANAIKHPGTPGQPANTGIFDLSYLSDSPQYIVEDMGPLACESKSGCGGYGGTPQRFMYRITARGQGGTANAVSLTQSTFAWY, encoded by the coding sequence ATGAAACCATTAAACACTATAGCTTTGACCGAGCAGGGAATGACCCTGGTGATATCACTGATTTTTCTGCTGGTGCTCACCATTATCGGCATCTCGGCCATGAGCACCTCGTCACTGCAGGAAAAAATGGCCGGCAACATGAAAGACAAGGCGCTGTCGTTCCAGGCTGCGGAATCCGCCCTGATTACCGCCGAGGGATGGTTAAAGCAACAGGGCAAGACGCCACGGGCACAAACGACGCCTCAGATACTGTCTCCCTCGGTCAACGGTACTCCGGTCTGGCGCGATACCAATTTGGATATCTGGAACAGCGCCAATGCAATCAAGCACCCCGGCACCCCGGGACAACCGGCTAATACCGGTATCTTTGATCTTTCATACCTGTCGGACTCCCCGCAATACATTGTTGAGGACATGGGCCCGCTTGCATGTGAAAGCAAGTCAGGGTGCGGCGGCTATGGTGGAACACCACAACGCTTTATGTACCGTATAACCGCCCGCGGCCAGGGCGGCACAGCTAACGCTGTATCGCTGACCCAATCCACTTTTGCCTGGTACTGA